The following coding sequences lie in one Halorarum halophilum genomic window:
- a CDS encoding ArsR/SmtB family transcription factor, with the protein MVEQEPDDLNLDSVFQALSHPIRRSILEQLTDGPESVGDLAEPHDVSLPAVSKHLRVLEDAGLIDVEKDGQVRRCHLDAVPLSAAFGWLTQYRVFWEDRLDALANHLENEDQ; encoded by the coding sequence ATGGTTGAACAGGAGCCAGACGACCTGAACCTCGATTCGGTCTTCCAGGCACTCTCCCACCCGATACGGCGGTCAATCCTCGAGCAGTTGACCGACGGCCCGGAGAGTGTGGGCGACCTGGCCGAACCTCACGACGTCTCCCTGCCGGCCGTATCCAAGCACCTGCGCGTGCTGGAGGACGCTGGGTTGATCGACGTCGAGAAGGACGGCCAAGTTCGCCGCTGCCACCTCGACGCCGTACCACTTTCCGCGGCGTTCGGGTGGCTGACCCAGTACCGCGTCTTCTGGGAGGACCGGTTGGATGCACTGGCCAACCATCTGGAGAACGAAGACCAATGA